Proteins from a genomic interval of Nematostella vectensis chromosome 12, jaNemVect1.1, whole genome shotgun sequence:
- the LOC5502885 gene encoding PHD finger-like domain-containing protein 5A isoform X1 produces MLLPSGYSNYFECVFLESFLWGNPFRSDGKCVICDSYVRPCTLVRICDECNYGSYQGRCVICGGPGVSDAYYCKECTVQEKDRDGCPKIVNLGSSKTDLFYERKKYGFKKR; encoded by the exons ATGCTTTTACCATCAGGTTACAGTAATTATTTTGAATGTGTCTTTTTAGAGTCATTTCTTTGGGGGAACCCATTCAGAA GTGATGGTAAATGTGTCATCTGTGACTCATATGTACGACCCTGTACTTTAGTAAGGATATGTGACGAGTGTAACTATGGCTCATACCAAGGCCGCTGTGTTATATGCGGGGGGCCTGGTGTCTCAGATGCTTATTACTGCAAGGAATGCACTGTTCAGGAGAAAGAT AGGGATGGATGCCCCAAGATTGTTAACTTGGGAAGCTCTAAGACTGATCTGTTTTATGAAAGAAAGAAGTATGGATTCAAAAAGAGATAG